Genomic window (Chitinophaga parva):
ACTGATAGATTACAAAGGAAAAGTACTAGCTATATCAACACCAAACGGTCACACCTTCTTCGACAAACTCTTTCTCAAAGGTATCAACAAGGAACCTGACTACGCATCTTTCACATTCACCAGTTATGAAAACCCATTATTGGATGCAAATGAGATTGAAACAATGCGTCAAAACATGCCTGACAGGCAATTCAAGATTGAGATTTTAGCGCAAAGAATTGATAGCAACGATTCAAACCCATTTGGAGAAGATAACATTGTAAAGAATATAACCCCAACTCTATCAACTAAGCCACCAGTTATTTTTGCTTTGGACGTTGCAAAGGTATATGACTACAGCGTATTGATCGGACTAGATGAAGATGGAACCATGTGTTACTTTGATCGTTTTCGATTGAATTATGAATTAACAGTCCAAAGAGTTAAGCGTATCAGATCAATCAGCGAAGCAAAGTTAATTGTTGATTCCACTGGTGTAGGCAATGCAGTGATGGAAATGATAAAGAAAGAAGTGAGCAATGTAGAAGGATTCATCTTTACGGGTAGTAGCAAACCTCTTATAATCAATAAGTTAATCTTAGCTATTGAACAAGGAAAAGTAAAGTACACTGAACAAGTAGCAAATGAATTATATACCTATGAAATGAAGATAGGTATAAATGGAAACGTCACCTACAATGGTGCCGCAGGAACGCATGATGACTGTGTTGCTTCTTTAGCCATGGCCTACTACCATCTTATCAGAGTAACCCATGCCGCCAACTGGAAGCTGTACACTATTTAAAAGTAAAAAAAATAAATGGCAATAGAAACACCTACATCATGGAAAGACGTAAAATTGAAACACTTCATCAAAATACTTGAACTCGCATTACCTACTGAATTGGGTGATGGGGAAAACTTATTTGAAGGGATAGACTATCGTTTCAATGTTCTTTCAATAATTACAGACAAACCGGTTGATTACTTTGAATCACTACCCATCAATGAATCCTTGCCTATGCTACAAACAACTAGTTTTTTAGATACCGAAATAAATGTAGATAATCATCAAGCTGCTTACACAATAAAACCTATTGACAAAGTCAAACTTTCCGACTTTATTTTATTCATGAATTTATCAGTTGATCCCTACAAAAATATGGCTACTATTTTAAAACATTTTATTGCGGAAGACTTAACAGAAGAACAGATCAACGACCTTGATATGTTAACAATCAACTCTCTTTTTTTTTGCTTACGCCAATCTGCGAAACAATCAATCAAGCGTTCCATCAGGGAGACCAGCAAGACACTAATGAAGCAGATAGTGACACAGAAAATACCGGCATTATTCAGAAGGAAAATCAAGAAATAAAAACAAAACTCTATAAGGTATTTGGTTGGCACTGGCTGTGCAAGGAAATTGCTGATTACCTGAATGAATCATTTTTCACAACAATAGAAAGAGAAGCATTGGAAATAGCTGGAGTCTATCAAATTATGAACGCAAGGAATGAATACCTCAAACTAAAGTAAATGGCAAGAAAAATAAATGATTCATTAAATAAACTTGATTCATTAGGTACCTCAAAGGATAGTTTTGAAGTGGTAACTGGCGGTAGCAGCGTAGTTGAATGCATTGAATTGGCTCTGGGTAATTTTATTCAAAGAGTAATCAAGAACATCCAAGATGCTGACATGATAGTTACAGGACAGATTGAAGATATCTCAATCCAGGTGGAATCAGATGTAGTTAATGTTCTTGCCAATGAATATCTAGTCTACCAAGATAAGGGCGTGAACCCATCAGGGCAGCAATTATACAACACTCCATTTTCCTACAGAGAACTCCCTCCACCCTATCAGGTATTTATCGATTACATAAAAACAAAAAATCTTCAACTTCGCAATAATGAAACTTACTATGGCAAGCCCTCACCACATAAGGATTTGACAGATGAAGAAGAAATTGAAAAAGCAGCTCATGCAATGGCCATGTCTATTTTCAAGAAAAAAGGTATAAAACCAAGGGATATTTATTCAAGAGAAATCCCGCAACTAATCAAAGATATTCAATCATTAGTTACGGGGTTTGCTGCGGAGCAGATTAAGGAGGTGTTTGTGTCGAAATAGGAATTTCGTATTTTTAACTTATGAATAAAATTGAGAACAAGTTAATCAATAGGGAACTAGAACCTAATATAAAGTCTGCATATGCATACTGTTCAGACAGAATTGATAGTCTTGTTGATTATAGCCTTGGAATTCTCAAACCAGAATTAAAAATAACCAGCAATTCACTAGGTGACTCTGGACCAATATTTATATTTAGGCATATACTTGACTTGTTAGATTCAATCTCATTGTTGATTAGAACAGGAAGTTCGGCCACCCCTCAATTACTTTTGCGTGCGCTTTTCGAATCATATGTCTACCTAGTATATATCGCGGAAAAAGACACATTACGAAGGCAAAATGCATATGTGGCATTTAATAGCCTTGAAAATTACATATATGATAAGAAGAAAGGTATTAATACATCAGATCAAAGATTTATCGATGCAACATTTCTTTTTTCAAAACAGCCATATAAAGAAATCCTTGAAAACTACGAGAACAAAAATGCTGAACATTGGTATTCCCTTTTTGGAGGACCTACTTCGTTTAAAAAGCTACTTAGATATTTGAAATTAGAGGACTTATATTATTCAAAAATATATAAAGACTACTCGGAAAATGTTCATGGAACAAATCAATCTATGAGAAATCTTAGACCACTTCCAGAAGGTGGGATAGAATTTCCCCCACTAAGAGATTACCAGTATGTCGGTGAAATATTTGGAGTTGCGATAATGATAGCTTGCCAATCCCTAACTTACTTTGCAGAAATACGCAAGCTCACTAATCTAGGTGACATCTTAAAGGTAGTCAATGACTACAGCAACGACTACGATTTCTCCGACTAGCCCAAGAAACCACCTTGGTTCTCTCGCCTATGATTTAAATTAATTGCATCAACTATCCTATTTAGTCTATCTGTTGCATCGCTAGGAATATCGCCTCCAATAAAGACCCAGTCTCCATTTTGTTGACCAACCCTCACGTTGATTAATTCGCCTTCAGATTCAAACGAAATGTGATAACGAATGCTATTGTCCAGAAGATATGTAACCTTCTGAAAGGTCATATCAATACCCTGAATGTTAATTGCAAAAATCTCTGCCATAAAAAAAATTTTGTTTAAACAAAGCAACGAAAATATTTAAACAATAATGGCAATAACTTTAAATAATTTTCCAAAAAACTTCACCCCATCTGGAAACGCTATTATGTTTGCAATAAATAGCGATAATAGTGACATAGTTTATTTCACTGCAGAGGTCAAAGATGCAGTTACAAGCAACACAATCGCAACATTGCATCTTGAATGTACACCTTCAAATCAAACAGGTGCATACATAAATCTTTCAAGTATACTGAATAGCTACGTAGGCTATGAGTTTACAAATTACGTAGACAATTACATAGATACTTACACCAAGCAAATACTATCATACAAAGTAACCTTTACTGAGATGTATAATAACGCTGGTGCAATAACTGCTGGTGCTACTTTAACGACTGATATTTTCAATGTATTTCTATCAAACTTGGATACGATCAGCTATTTTAATTACACCGAAAACACCTACGTTTTAACAAGTGGCCAGTTGGCTAAGTTTATGACTGCAAAGCCAAACAATTTAAAAATAAACTATGATTCAATTGAAGGCTTATATTTTATGCAAGATGCATATAAGCCAACAATGAAAGTAGTGTTTAAGGCATACAACACAAGCAACACCATAATTCAAACAGCAACAACACCTACGTTCACTACAACCAACAAGATAATCCGCATTAATTGCAGCCCAAAAAAGATATTCACAGAAGCGCAGTTTAATGCAGCAGCTTACTTTACAGCTCAGTTGTTTGACAACAGCAATGTTGCATTGAGCGAAATACGTACTTATTATGTCGATCAAATGCCCTGTTCTTTCAAGAAGTTAAACGTTACATGGTTAAATAGACAAGGTGGCTATGACAGTTATACTTTTGTGAACCCTGAACCCACCTATTCAACTACAAGTAGAAATACAATCCAAATAAACAACATGAAAGCAGACAGCACAGGTTTGATCAGCGACAATAACGCAGGTATCTTCAATCAAACAACAAAGCAGCTATCCGCACCTACAGAATTATCATTGAAAGTAAATACCCGTCCACTAACAGATATCGAAAATTACTGGCTGGCGGATCTTCTTCAAAGCCCTCACGTCCTCCTTCAGGTAAACGATACCGTATTTATACCCATTTCAATTACTGAAAACAACCAGGTACTTACCAGCAGGAGATATATAAAAGACACTGCTAATATCAAGCAATACACACTCCAACTACCTGATGGCTTCAATCTTTTGTCTTTCAATATCTTATAATAATGAATGTTACCAATTGCCATTTTTAATGTATTGATACTGACAGGCTCTCATGTCCGAGGGTCATTTTTCCACTAGATGATGACGAACAATTAAAGACAATCCTTTGCCCAGGGTATTCCTACCCTGGGTTTTTTGTTTCAAAATAACAAATTTACTCTTTATTTGCTAAAAAAATTAGCATTTTATGAGATTGCCTTATATAGAATTATTTGGTTATGTGACGTGTGGTAGTGATTATTGGTATTATGAACTACGGCAACCACTAGGCAATCCAGGTAGCTACATCCTGGCTATTAACAGAATGGAAGCAATGACACTCTATTCATATGCGGATGGTGAATGGCATGCACGTTTTTATTGGGGATGCCCTGCTTTCACCCAGGCAGATATAGACATTTTGGGGGAAATGATTGAAGAAGAGACGGAGAGAATTAAAAATGTGGAAAAAACATCTTATTTATAAATTTTGACTACCATATATTCACAAAAAAAAGAATGATATGAATGATATAAATAGTATTCTACAAAAGTTACAAGAAAGAAAACCAAAATTCAAAATAGGTGATGTGGTTTATTTGGCAGCAGGTGGCAAGGCAGCAATTAACAAAATCATGGGAGGTCCCTTCTTCAACGAATATTATGAATGC
Coding sequences:
- a CDS encoding terminase large subunit domain-containing protein translates to MHETQKKQIQITLHEGQLNVFNNHSRFRIIQAGRRWGKSTLSCAIAISEMFQAHTVFFLTPTHDLNKTLFNEMLKWLPEQAVKAANKSELSIELINGGTAKWFSAESAGQMRGRKAHFLVIDEGSFISDLQDIYNSICLPLLIDYKGKVLAISTPNGHTFFDKLFLKGINKEPDYASFTFTSYENPLLDANEIETMRQNMPDRQFKIEILAQRIDSNDSNPFGEDNIVKNITPTLSTKPPVIFALDVAKVYDYSVLIGLDEDGTMCYFDRFRLNYELTVQRVKRIRSISEAKLIVDSTGVGNAVMEMIKKEVSNVEGFIFTGSSKPLIINKLILAIEQGKVKYTEQVANELYTYEMKIGINGNVTYNGAAGTHDDCVASLAMAYYHLIRVTHAANWKLYTI
- a CDS encoding DUF5677 domain-containing protein, which gives rise to MNKIENKLINRELEPNIKSAYAYCSDRIDSLVDYSLGILKPELKITSNSLGDSGPIFIFRHILDLLDSISLLIRTGSSATPQLLLRALFESYVYLVYIAEKDTLRRQNAYVAFNSLENYIYDKKKGINTSDQRFIDATFLFSKQPYKEILENYENKNAEHWYSLFGGPTSFKKLLRYLKLEDLYYSKIYKDYSENVHGTNQSMRNLRPLPEGGIEFPPLRDYQYVGEIFGVAIMIACQSLTYFAEIRKLTNLGDILKVVNDYSNDYDFSD